A stretch of Synechococcus sp. MIT S9220 DNA encodes these proteins:
- a CDS encoding permease: protein MTRVATGWAIFQGLLIEALPFLMLGVTIAGLARWLVPQSAWVRRLPRNPLLAPIVGALLGFALPACECGNVPVARRLLASGAPLGTGFGFLFAAPVLNPIVLASTWAAFPDQTWLLWARPAGAFVIALALSALLGLIPESRLLQGALLEERRLSQPLSSIGLLERRTGLVGAGPAKPAMPAQSTALLPRELLFHSTREFLSLLTLLVLGSALAAVVQTWLPRSWLLALGSAPTLSVLALMLLALVVSVCSSVDAFLALGFAAQVTPGALLAFLLLGPVVDLKLAGLFTVLLTPRAIAITALSASLMVLLIGQWVNLIQL from the coding sequence ATGACGCGTGTCGCAACCGGTTGGGCCATCTTCCAAGGCCTGCTGATCGAGGCACTTCCCTTTTTGATGTTGGGAGTCACCATCGCCGGCCTCGCTCGCTGGCTGGTTCCCCAGTCGGCCTGGGTTCGTCGTCTGCCACGAAATCCCCTGCTCGCGCCAATCGTTGGAGCCTTGCTCGGGTTTGCGCTCCCAGCCTGTGAATGCGGCAATGTGCCGGTGGCTCGTCGCCTCCTGGCCAGCGGCGCTCCTCTTGGCACGGGATTCGGCTTTCTTTTCGCTGCGCCGGTTCTCAACCCCATTGTTCTGGCCAGTACCTGGGCGGCATTTCCAGATCAAACCTGGTTGCTTTGGGCCAGGCCTGCTGGGGCATTTGTGATTGCACTGGCTTTGAGTGCTCTGCTGGGGCTGATTCCTGAATCCCGTCTGCTTCAGGGTGCACTGCTGGAAGAGCGCAGGCTCAGTCAGCCCCTGTCGAGCATCGGGTTGCTCGAGCGCCGCACAGGACTGGTCGGAGCAGGTCCGGCCAAGCCTGCAATGCCAGCCCAATCAACGGCCCTTTTGCCGCGTGAGCTTCTCTTCCACAGCACCCGGGAATTCCTCAGCCTGCTCACGTTGTTGGTGCTCGGTAGTGCTTTGGCCGCCGTGGTGCAAACCTGGCTGCCGCGCAGTTGGCTGCTGGCACTTGGTAGTGCGCCGACGCTCTCGGTGCTTGCGTTGATGCTGCTGGCGTTGGTGGTCTCGGTGTGTTCGAGTGTGGACGCTTTTCTGGCACTGGGTTTTGCCGCCCAGGTCACGCCAGGAGCATTACTGGCTTTCCTGTTGCTTGGACCGGTCGTTGATCTCAAACTGGCCGGATTGTTCACCGTTCTGCTCACGCCACGAGCCATTGCAATCACAGCGCTGTCTGCATCACTGATGGTTTTGCTGATTGGCCAGTGGGTGAATCTGATTCAGCTCTGA
- a CDS encoding metal ABC transporter ATP-binding protein translates to MRIAADQLCVDYNGSVALYDASLTLPAGCICGMVGMNGAGKTTLFKALTGFVRPSRGQIRINGLKVAEAQREQAVAYVPQSEGIDCDFPVSVWDVVMMGRYGSMNLLRIPRQSDRLAVRNALERVELLDLRDRPLSSLSGGQRKRAFLARAIAQRASVLLLDEPFSGVDVRTEKLMAELFLQLRKQSCSILISTHDLSHVRDFCDVVVLINKTVLAYGETSEVFTPENLSQAFGGLPPDVLRGQTQ, encoded by the coding sequence ATTCGGATCGCAGCCGATCAGCTCTGCGTTGATTACAACGGCTCTGTTGCGCTTTACGACGCGTCGCTGACGCTGCCTGCCGGCTGCATCTGCGGAATGGTGGGGATGAACGGAGCTGGCAAAACCACCCTGTTCAAGGCACTCACCGGCTTTGTTCGTCCGTCCCGGGGACAGATCCGCATTAACGGACTCAAGGTGGCTGAAGCTCAGCGGGAGCAAGCTGTGGCCTATGTCCCCCAGAGCGAGGGTATCGATTGCGATTTTCCTGTGTCTGTCTGGGATGTGGTGATGATGGGCCGCTATGGCTCGATGAATCTGTTGCGCATTCCTCGCCAGTCCGATCGCCTGGCGGTCCGTAATGCGCTCGAGCGGGTGGAACTGCTGGATTTGAGAGATCGCCCCCTTTCTTCGTTGTCCGGTGGTCAGCGCAAGCGAGCTTTTCTGGCCAGGGCGATTGCCCAGAGAGCTTCTGTGCTGCTGCTCGATGAGCCCTTCAGTGGCGTTGATGTACGCACTGAAAAGCTGATGGCGGAATTGTTTCTGCAATTGCGTAAGCAGTCCTGTTCGATCCTGATCTCGACCCATGACCTCAGTCATGTGCGTGATTTCTGTGATGTGGTGGTGCTGATCAATAAGACCGTGCTGGCCTACGGAGAAACATCGGAGGTCTTCACTCCGGAAAATCTCTCGCAGGCCTTTGGTGGTCTTCCACCTGATGTGCTGCGGGGGCAGACCCAGTGA
- a CDS encoding DUF3721 domain-containing protein, which produces MLLSNRSVVRGSLAALAALTLVGAQSARAHHVPGDDHTGTLLSGQSTSTAQGKKAMFSTQAEAEAAAPGFNCTGAHKMGNQWMPCSSHGHGAH; this is translated from the coding sequence ATGCTCCTCTCCAACCGATCCGTCGTTCGGGGTTCCCTGGCCGCACTGGCCGCACTCACGCTCGTGGGAGCACAATCGGCCCGGGCCCACCATGTCCCTGGCGACGACCACACCGGCACCCTGCTGTCTGGTCAGTCCACCAGTACGGCCCAGGGCAAGAAAGCCATGTTCAGCACCCAAGCTGAGGCTGAAGCCGCTGCCCCAGGCTTCAATTGCACAGGGGCTCACAAGATGGGCAACCAGTGGATGCCTTGTTCATCGCATGGCCACGGCGCTCACTGA
- a CDS encoding Crp/Fnr family transcriptional regulator: MTLSAYRFLPDAPVALMTMPRHQTVLIDPASAGQGSILEVHEGFCRVYCPCEETEGMTLAFLQAGDRLRTDRLCSEGICVEALTDLRLARSVSSDDEVGMDAVNEWTLQLLRIRHLGQAEQRLHALFALLVNRLGKRCSDCFQLPFRLTHDRLGELIGATRVTTTRQVSKWRNVDQMNCSGGEFTMNFSIDMISTAPLTHL; the protein is encoded by the coding sequence ATGACTCTCTCGGCTTACCGGTTTCTCCCCGATGCTCCCGTGGCATTGATGACGATGCCTCGCCACCAGACCGTGTTGATCGACCCGGCTTCTGCTGGCCAAGGCAGCATTCTTGAGGTCCATGAAGGCTTCTGCCGTGTGTACTGCCCCTGTGAAGAAACAGAGGGCATGACTCTGGCTTTCCTTCAAGCAGGTGATCGCCTGAGGACTGATCGCCTTTGCAGCGAAGGCATCTGCGTCGAAGCTCTCACTGATCTTCGTCTCGCCCGCAGCGTTTCCTCCGACGATGAAGTCGGCATGGACGCAGTGAACGAGTGGACGTTGCAGCTTCTGCGCATCCGTCACCTCGGACAGGCTGAGCAGAGACTTCATGCTCTCTTCGCTCTGTTGGTCAATCGTCTTGGTAAGCGCTGCAGCGATTGCTTCCAGTTGCCTTTCCGTTTGACCCATGACCGCCTCGGAGAGCTGATTGGAGCCACGCGTGTCACCACGACCCGTCAGGTCTCCAAGTGGAGAAATGTGGATCAGATGAATTGTTCAGGTGGTGAATTCACCATGAACTTCTCGATCGACATGATCAGCACCGCACCTCTGACCCATCTCTGA
- a CDS encoding ferritin: MAEPMDPSLLEGFQAHFNMERQAHATYFGAAIWMGERELRGFSQHFNEEAKGEQEHAAKVAEYLIARAQTPELHALEAPDQSWESVLDVMRTAFLTERDVTTSLQQLLMAAERVGDTRSTVFLEPMVEGQIKAEHEAAHLLGRTKFADGQAAAVLVIDNELREGVAHPAHFSSQFAKERVLTIARRATSLAKSNASGSTTDSRSIPAISCCSCSRRRAIRHCSERNRLSSV, translated from the coding sequence ATGGCGGAGCCAATGGATCCGTCGTTGCTGGAGGGCTTTCAGGCCCACTTCAACATGGAGCGCCAGGCCCATGCGACCTATTTTGGCGCTGCCATTTGGATGGGAGAACGGGAATTACGCGGCTTCTCCCAACACTTCAACGAAGAGGCAAAAGGAGAACAAGAGCACGCAGCCAAAGTTGCTGAGTACCTGATTGCCAGGGCACAAACACCCGAACTGCATGCCCTTGAAGCTCCGGATCAATCCTGGGAATCGGTCCTTGACGTGATGCGCACCGCATTCCTGACGGAACGGGACGTGACAACGTCGCTCCAACAACTGCTGATGGCAGCAGAACGTGTTGGCGACACACGCAGCACCGTGTTCCTTGAACCAATGGTGGAAGGACAGATCAAAGCTGAACATGAAGCAGCCCATCTGCTCGGTCGGACCAAGTTCGCTGATGGTCAGGCTGCCGCCGTACTGGTCATCGACAACGAACTGAGGGAAGGTGTCGCGCACCCTGCCCACTTCAGTAGTCAGTTCGCCAAAGAGCGTGTTTTGACAATCGCCCGCCGGGCAACTTCACTGGCGAAATCCAATGCCAGCGGATCAACGACAGACTCGCGATCCATCCCTGCAATCAGCTGTTGCAGTTGCTCGAGGCGTAGGGCAATCAGACACTGCTCAGAGCGCAATCGCTTGAGCAGTGTCTGA
- a CDS encoding 16S rRNA (uracil(1498)-N(3))-methyltransferase → MNQILLYADDVWSGSSCFLANGRRTQHIRTVLQAVVGDTLRVGLYGGAQGSARVDVIDDAGVTLSVQLTQSPPSRHRFDIVLALPRPKMLRRILRTVAEFGVSNLHLINSARVDKSYWQSPLLSQVKLNEALIAGMERSQDTIAPVVHCHQRFRPFVEDELLQLCNGRPCWITDKGAATALSQTPARPAVVMIGPEGGFVPFEVELATSVVAERVHLGERTLSVDTALPAVLAQGLAL, encoded by the coding sequence ATGAATCAGATCCTGCTTTATGCCGACGACGTCTGGTCTGGATCCAGCTGTTTCTTGGCGAACGGTCGCCGCACCCAACACATCCGTACGGTTTTGCAAGCGGTGGTCGGCGACACGCTTCGGGTTGGGTTGTATGGCGGTGCTCAGGGGAGCGCTCGTGTTGATGTCATCGACGACGCTGGTGTGACGTTGTCTGTGCAGTTGACGCAATCACCGCCGTCAAGGCATCGCTTCGACATCGTTCTGGCACTTCCTCGTCCAAAAATGCTGCGGCGGATTTTGCGCACCGTCGCGGAATTTGGTGTGTCAAACCTGCATCTGATCAATAGTGCCAGGGTCGACAAGAGTTACTGGCAGTCACCTCTGCTGTCGCAGGTCAAGCTCAATGAAGCTTTGATTGCGGGGATGGAACGCTCACAGGACACGATCGCTCCAGTGGTGCACTGTCATCAACGCTTCCGTCCTTTTGTGGAGGATGAGCTTCTCCAGCTTTGCAACGGTCGGCCTTGCTGGATCACCGACAAGGGAGCAGCGACTGCCCTGTCGCAAACACCTGCAAGACCTGCTGTGGTGATGATCGGTCCAGAGGGAGGTTTTGTCCCCTTCGAGGTCGAGCTCGCGACCTCGGTCGTGGCAGAGCGGGTCCATCTCGGTGAACGCACTCTCAGCGTTGATACTGCCCTGCCGGCGGTCTTGGCACAGGGTCTGGCGCTGTAA
- a CDS encoding TIGR03943 family protein encodes MRSLRHLRRAAVLPPLVLTLWGWVLVWSSLSSRLDLLLNAAFHPVVAVAGVVLMLVGLIQLRLAGRRRLPVAPLGWLFSAAVALLILLLPPRPSFSDLAASRPDSLPAAPSLSFFLPPEQRTLTEWVRLLRSQPDPELHAGDPVRISGFVLDRPGEPLQLARLTVRCCLADATPAGLPVDWPAEANPQADQWFSIEGTMIVQERNGVPVSVVKPTQMTLIPRPERPLEP; translated from the coding sequence ATGAGATCCTTGCGTCACCTGCGTCGGGCAGCTGTTCTCCCCCCTCTGGTGCTCACGCTCTGGGGATGGGTGCTGGTGTGGAGCAGCCTGTCTTCCCGGTTGGATCTGCTGCTGAATGCGGCCTTTCACCCGGTGGTCGCCGTTGCCGGTGTGGTGCTGATGCTGGTTGGACTGATCCAGCTGCGGCTGGCTGGTCGACGTCGACTGCCTGTTGCTCCACTCGGCTGGCTGTTCTCCGCAGCAGTGGCGTTGTTGATCTTGCTTCTGCCTCCCCGACCATCGTTCAGTGACCTTGCCGCGAGCCGTCCGGACAGTCTTCCGGCGGCACCGAGTCTGAGTTTTTTCCTGCCTCCGGAGCAGCGCACACTGACGGAGTGGGTGCGGCTGCTTCGCAGTCAACCCGACCCGGAGTTGCATGCAGGAGATCCGGTGCGGATCAGTGGTTTTGTTCTGGATCGACCTGGTGAACCCTTGCAGTTGGCTCGCTTGACGGTGCGTTGCTGCCTCGCGGATGCAACGCCAGCCGGCCTGCCCGTGGACTGGCCAGCTGAGGCGAATCCTCAGGCGGACCAATGGTTTTCGATCGAGGGGACGATGATTGTGCAGGAGCGGAATGGGGTTCCGGTCAGTGTGGTGAAGCCGACTCAGATGACACTGATACCAAGGCCTGAGCGCCCGCTCGAGCCATGA
- a CDS encoding metal ABC transporter permease, with protein MVRALMISALVGGVCGLLSCYMTLKGWALMGDAVSHAVLPGVVLAYALGLPFSLGAFVFGVGSVATIGFVKQKSRIKEDTVIGLVFTGFFALGLVLVSKTRSNIDLTQILFGNVLGISAADIQQTWMICLVVVALLLLFRRDLLLFCFDPTHARSIGINTGFLHYLLLSVLSLAAVAGLQTVGIILVVAMLVTPGATAYLLTDRFDRMTWLAIGSSVLSSLLGVYLSYWTDSSTAGCIVLVQTGLFLLAFLLAPRHGILCRPSS; from the coding sequence ATGGTGCGAGCGCTGATGATCAGTGCACTTGTTGGCGGAGTCTGCGGTCTGCTCTCCTGCTACATGACGCTGAAGGGATGGGCCCTGATGGGCGATGCCGTATCCCATGCCGTTCTTCCCGGTGTGGTGTTGGCCTACGCCCTGGGATTGCCTTTTTCCTTGGGAGCCTTTGTGTTCGGTGTGGGATCGGTGGCCACCATCGGTTTCGTGAAGCAGAAGTCGCGCATCAAGGAAGACACGGTGATCGGCCTTGTTTTCACAGGCTTCTTCGCTCTTGGTTTGGTGCTGGTCTCCAAGACGCGCAGCAATATCGATCTCACTCAGATTCTGTTCGGCAACGTGCTGGGGATTTCCGCGGCTGATATCCAGCAGACCTGGATGATCTGCCTCGTCGTTGTTGCGCTGCTGCTGCTGTTCCGACGTGATTTGCTGCTGTTTTGCTTCGATCCCACCCATGCCCGCTCGATCGGGATCAACACCGGTTTCCTCCATTACCTGCTGCTGTCGGTGTTGTCGCTTGCGGCGGTCGCCGGCCTGCAAACCGTTGGCATCATCCTTGTGGTGGCCATGTTGGTGACACCGGGTGCGACGGCTTATCTGCTGACTGATCGCTTTGATCGCATGACCTGGCTGGCGATCGGCAGCAGTGTGCTGTCCAGTCTTCTGGGCGTTTATCTCAGCTACTGGACCGACAGCTCCACGGCTGGCTGCATCGTTCTGGTTCAGACCGGTCTTTTCCTGCTGGCATTCCTGTTGGCGCCGCGTCACGGAATCCTCTGCAGACCGTCCTCCTGA
- a CDS encoding metal ABC transporter substrate-binding protein, with translation MPFPFVTAAAGTLLAAASSAPTVVAVDGVLCDITKKLVADQARVICLIPPGSDPHTMALRPADRSNLSKAKLVLLNGYNLTPALKGVKAGGPVVSVGEIAVPSNPLNDPHLWHDPAIAASMTNAVAVKLKPVFNGTQDAAIDQRRAAMDSVLGSLGTWTGQQIQTVPAEQRVLITGHRAYSFLARRFGIRELPVIDEYATGGRMRPSSLSAISKAIKKSGTKVIFPEALPPSKTMRRISKASGVPLASKPLFADGQAPGKSLVQTATGNICTFVVAQGGRCDENGAAQLQERWASIR, from the coding sequence TTGCCTTTCCCTTTCGTCACGGCAGCAGCAGGAACCCTGCTAGCTGCTGCGTCCTCAGCCCCAACGGTTGTTGCAGTTGACGGCGTTCTTTGCGACATCACCAAGAAGCTGGTGGCTGATCAGGCCCGCGTGATTTGCTTAATCCCGCCGGGGTCAGACCCGCACACCATGGCCCTCAGGCCTGCTGATCGCAGCAATCTCAGCAAGGCCAAGCTTGTGCTGCTGAACGGTTACAACCTCACTCCCGCGCTGAAGGGTGTCAAAGCCGGCGGCCCGGTTGTGTCCGTTGGTGAAATAGCTGTTCCCAGTAATCCCTTGAACGATCCGCATCTCTGGCATGACCCTGCGATCGCGGCGTCCATGACCAATGCGGTTGCGGTCAAGCTCAAGCCTGTGTTCAACGGAACTCAGGACGCAGCGATCGATCAACGCAGGGCTGCCATGGATTCAGTGCTGGGTTCGCTCGGAACCTGGACGGGCCAGCAGATTCAGACCGTGCCTGCTGAACAGCGCGTTCTGATTACAGGACACCGCGCCTATTCCTTCTTGGCACGTCGGTTCGGCATTCGCGAACTTCCTGTCATTGATGAATATGCCACCGGCGGCCGCATGCGCCCCTCCAGCCTGAGTGCCATCAGTAAGGCGATCAAGAAGTCAGGAACCAAGGTGATCTTCCCCGAAGCATTGCCCCCCTCCAAGACGATGCGCCGGATCAGCAAGGCCAGTGGCGTTCCCCTCGCCAGCAAGCCTTTGTTTGCAGATGGCCAGGCTCCAGGGAAGAGTCTTGTCCAAACAGCAACAGGCAACATCTGCACGTTCGTTGTTGCCCAGGGCGGACGTTGTGATGAAAACGGTGCAGCTCAGCTTCAGGAGCGTTGGGCCTCAATTCGCTGA
- a CDS encoding metal ABC transporter ATP-binding protein codes for MRVPPLVAQGLSVAYGNRVVLDDVSLTLEAGTLTALVGANGAGKSTLLHLLQGRLIPSAGMVACDGMPIQSCRDRVVLMPQRGRIDWSFPITVREFVALGAMGNSSFGCCDREAALQRVGLESLATRRLDALSGGQQQRALLARTLVQPSRVLLLDEPCAAIDPPSRGQLIALMRQLADAGQTLLVSNHDWGSALDLYDRVIVLDGRVVADGAPQQVRSMLGSNLAVQESFHE; via the coding sequence ATGAGGGTGCCACCCCTCGTTGCGCAAGGTCTATCCGTCGCCTATGGCAACCGAGTTGTTCTTGATGATGTGTCGCTGACACTGGAAGCCGGAACGCTGACGGCGCTGGTCGGCGCCAACGGAGCTGGTAAATCCACCTTGCTGCATTTGCTGCAGGGCCGGCTGATTCCCTCTGCGGGAATGGTTGCTTGCGATGGAATGCCGATTCAGAGCTGCCGTGATCGGGTGGTGCTGATGCCACAGCGTGGTCGGATCGACTGGTCTTTCCCCATCACCGTGCGTGAGTTTGTCGCTCTTGGAGCGATGGGGAACAGTTCATTTGGATGTTGCGACCGGGAAGCGGCATTGCAGCGTGTTGGTCTGGAATCGCTGGCGACGCGTCGCTTGGATGCGTTGTCGGGAGGACAGCAGCAACGGGCGTTGTTGGCACGCACCTTGGTGCAGCCGTCGCGAGTTCTGTTGTTGGATGAACCTTGCGCTGCGATTGATCCGCCTTCCCGGGGGCAGTTGATTGCCCTGATGCGTCAACTGGCTGATGCGGGGCAGACCTTGTTGGTCAGCAACCATGACTGGGGCTCAGCTCTTGATTTGTATGACCGAGTGATTGTGCTGGATGGACGTGTCGTGGCTGATGGCGCTCCGCAGCAGGTGCGCAGCATGCTCGGCAGCAATCTTGCTGTGCAGGAGTCATTCCATGAGTGA
- a CDS encoding metal ABC transporter substrate-binding protein — protein sequence MLKRGLSLVSAWISLFFITAACNNSTRLGAPSAGDPSQQSRGSDRSAQSSRPKVLTTFTILADMARNVAGDRLQVESITKPGAEIHGYEFTPSDIERAAGADLILENGLGLELWARRFTEAAGDVPSVTLTDGIEPLLIGEDAYSGRPNPHAWMSPKAAQHYVDRLVEAFSTLDPEGAQQYEANAEAYKGRLQELDAELRKSLKVLPAGQRLLVTCEGAFSYLARDYDLEEAYLWPVNAESQISPRRMGRLIERVKRDQVPAVFCETTVSDKAQREVARASGSRFGGSFYVDSLSDRNGPAATLLDLQRHNVKLIRAGLGSAADPKP from the coding sequence ATGTTGAAGCGGGGCCTGTCTCTTGTCAGTGCCTGGATCAGTCTCTTTTTCATCACGGCTGCCTGTAATAACTCGACTCGGCTGGGGGCTCCCAGTGCGGGGGATCCTTCTCAGCAGAGTCGTGGCTCAGATCGTTCGGCTCAGAGCAGTCGCCCCAAGGTGCTGACGACCTTCACGATCCTCGCTGACATGGCCCGCAATGTTGCTGGCGACAGGCTGCAGGTGGAGTCCATCACCAAGCCCGGGGCGGAGATTCATGGTTATGAATTCACGCCCAGCGATATCGAGCGCGCTGCCGGTGCCGATCTGATTCTTGAAAACGGACTCGGTCTTGAACTCTGGGCCAGGCGTTTCACGGAAGCGGCCGGTGATGTGCCCTCGGTGACGCTCACTGATGGCATTGAACCGCTCTTGATCGGAGAGGACGCCTACTCCGGTCGCCCCAATCCGCATGCCTGGATGTCTCCCAAAGCTGCCCAGCATTACGTCGACCGCTTGGTGGAGGCTTTTTCGACGCTTGATCCCGAGGGTGCGCAGCAATACGAGGCCAATGCAGAGGCATACAAAGGTCGTCTTCAGGAACTGGATGCGGAGCTGCGCAAGAGCTTGAAGGTTCTGCCTGCTGGTCAGCGCCTGCTCGTGACCTGTGAAGGCGCTTTCAGTTATCTGGCGCGCGATTACGACCTTGAAGAGGCCTATCTCTGGCCCGTCAACGCCGAAAGTCAGATCTCACCACGTCGGATGGGCCGGTTGATTGAACGGGTGAAGCGAGATCAGGTCCCTGCTGTGTTCTGTGAAACCACTGTCAGTGACAAGGCCCAGCGCGAGGTTGCCAGGGCATCTGGCAGTCGTTTCGGCGGCAGTTTTTATGTTGATTCCTTGTCGGATCGCAACGGTCCTGCCGCCACCCTGCTTGATCTGCAGCGCCACAATGTGAAACTCATTCGAGCAGGGCTGGGTTCCGCCGCCGATCCAAAGCCATGA
- a CDS encoding helix-turn-helix domain-containing protein yields MARAEKDLTTLITSVITLKKSSQHRIITNDSKNRSFQLKIIDGFIRLYCVNDIENNTTESTLALIHAGTDSSICWNNHRRLMIEALEESKVEFEQKDQPVSTNVYLENWILDLYEIKQPADSLERLIKLFLLLAKSKGNQGANPEQTLISGLSHRRIGEIISSTRPTISRHLGWMQRQKLIDVDAVTKTMRLNLVQLQAKQDELFAQPRPHLH; encoded by the coding sequence ATGGCGCGGGCTGAAAAAGATCTGACGACACTGATCACATCAGTCATCACACTGAAGAAATCAAGTCAGCACAGGATCATCACGAACGACAGCAAAAATCGAAGCTTCCAGCTGAAGATAATTGATGGCTTTATTCGCCTTTACTGCGTGAATGACATTGAAAATAATACGACCGAATCAACATTGGCATTAATTCATGCTGGCACCGACAGTTCAATTTGTTGGAACAACCACCGAAGGCTGATGATTGAAGCCCTTGAGGAATCCAAAGTTGAATTTGAACAAAAAGATCAACCAGTGAGCACCAACGTTTATTTGGAAAACTGGATTCTCGACCTCTACGAAATCAAGCAGCCCGCAGACAGCCTGGAACGATTGATCAAACTGTTCTTACTGCTTGCCAAATCAAAAGGCAATCAAGGTGCCAATCCTGAACAGACGCTGATTTCGGGCCTATCCCACCGACGCATCGGGGAAATCATCAGCAGCACCAGACCGACGATCAGCAGGCATCTTGGCTGGATGCAACGCCAGAAGCTGATCGACGTGGATGCAGTGACGAAAACGATGCGACTCAATCTGGTTCAACTCCAAGCCAAACAAGACGAACTCTTCGCTCAACCTCGCCCGCACTTGCACTGA
- a CDS encoding dehydrogenase produces MRRIAWLLGGALLLAPPVSGAGLMELLDSMKPARPERSRLQLPPLPLTPGRGKNWVGDRMPKQGSSILVLAGHADSQRMYGSGTPGWAVGVAGAAPMQSGMTDELYWNLRTARAVVAEGKKQGLNISFYDPGVRTIRNVQDPRTNWSVGQQHASEGGYVVEIHYDAYSPHGIGAGIIPAVAFGFSVMDEALAKEFGAYPYDYRGMLGAPRRGVSMLEIGMLEGALERGLRDPRQRKQTLDRIAKRVVSALREGLEQGTSLRAICRPTTGIAAYCR; encoded by the coding sequence ATGCGTCGCATCGCCTGGCTCCTCGGGGGCGCTCTTCTTCTTGCTCCTCCCGTGTCGGGGGCGGGATTGATGGAGCTGCTCGACAGCATGAAGCCGGCCCGGCCTGAGCGGTCAAGGCTGCAGCTTCCTCCGCTTCCGTTGACGCCTGGTCGCGGCAAAAACTGGGTTGGTGACCGCATGCCCAAGCAGGGAAGCTCGATTCTGGTTCTGGCAGGTCACGCTGATTCTCAACGGATGTACGGCTCTGGAACGCCAGGCTGGGCCGTCGGTGTTGCTGGAGCCGCTCCGATGCAATCGGGAATGACGGACGAGCTCTACTGGAATCTGCGCACCGCCAGGGCAGTCGTGGCCGAGGGCAAAAAGCAAGGTCTGAACATCAGCTTCTATGACCCCGGTGTGCGCACCATTCGCAATGTGCAGGATCCCCGCACCAACTGGTCCGTGGGGCAACAGCATGCTTCAGAGGGGGGATACGTGGTGGAAATCCATTACGACGCTTACTCACCCCATGGCATCGGCGCAGGAATCATCCCAGCCGTCGCGTTCGGTTTTTCCGTGATGGATGAAGCCCTGGCGAAAGAATTCGGGGCCTATCCCTATGACTACCGGGGCATGTTGGGAGCACCTCGCAGGGGTGTCTCGATGTTGGAAATCGGCATGCTTGAGGGCGCTCTGGAGCGGGGACTTCGCGACCCACGCCAACGCAAGCAGACCTTGGACAGGATTGCTAAACGCGTTGTTTCCGCACTGCGTGAGGGCTTGGAACAAGGCACTTCACTGAGGGCGATTTGTCGCCCCACGACAGGCATCGCGGCGTATTGCCGTTAA
- a CDS encoding metal ABC transporter permease produces the protein MSELDLWLVPLLMALLIGVLCPITGTLLVTQRRVLQANLISHAVLPGVAIAVAFGVDPAIGGVLSGLLGSLAAERMQRGQPAGQEAVINTVLAGFLGLGVLLIPVLNIRLDLEALLFGDLLIVDWSDLYRVLVAAAAMALLLLTRYRQLVFLGVDPEGAQASGLPVRGLQLVQALVTSMVIVSAMAAVGVILVIGLLCAPVLPGLWRVSSLRAAMLQSALVGLGLSAVGFLLAVPLNLPPGPLIGVVCMVLLCLPKLRPAHSA, from the coding sequence ATGAGTGAACTCGATCTCTGGTTGGTTCCTTTGTTGATGGCATTGCTGATTGGGGTGCTCTGTCCCATCACCGGCACGTTGCTGGTGACGCAACGGCGCGTTTTGCAAGCGAATCTGATTTCCCATGCTGTTTTGCCAGGCGTTGCCATCGCAGTGGCCTTTGGTGTGGACCCTGCCATTGGCGGGGTGCTCAGTGGTCTGCTTGGGTCACTGGCGGCTGAGCGCATGCAGCGAGGGCAACCGGCTGGACAGGAAGCTGTGATCAACACGGTGCTGGCCGGTTTTCTCGGTCTCGGTGTGCTCTTGATTCCTGTGCTCAACATTCGCCTTGATTTGGAAGCGCTTCTGTTCGGCGATTTGCTGATCGTCGACTGGTCAGATCTGTACAGAGTTCTTGTAGCTGCTGCCGCGATGGCCCTGTTGCTTCTGACCCGCTACCGACAGCTTGTGTTTCTGGGTGTTGATCCAGAGGGTGCCCAGGCTTCCGGATTGCCGGTCCGCGGTTTGCAACTGGTTCAGGCACTGGTCACCTCCATGGTGATCGTGAGCGCCATGGCTGCTGTGGGGGTGATTCTGGTGATTGGCCTGTTGTGCGCACCGGTGCTCCCTGGTCTCTGGAGGGTGAGCAGCTTGCGTGCCGCAATGCTTCAGTCGGCGCTGGTGGGCCTGGGCCTCAGTGCCGTGGGCTTCTTGTTAGCTGTTCCGCTCAATCTTCCACCGGGCCCCCTGATCGGCGTTGTTTGCATGGTTTTGCTCTGCCTGCCCAAGTTGCGACCAGCCCATTCAGCCTGA